A stretch of Cucumis sativus cultivar 9930 chromosome 2, Cucumber_9930_V3, whole genome shotgun sequence DNA encodes these proteins:
- the LOC101204936 gene encoding E3 ubiquitin-protein ligase RING1: MSFSATSCVQCSFSGYPNTDQTLIVRLRFCSRLISQSLAPEIVPDVILEQTPFTLIGEALFSLSNLQYPLQQQELEYMVNEFLRSFNLRSSVCRIVSHNILSFAQQFDINNECFKIETNVDYIKEYWTEAAPELYPISTVGEEGLPPRGASESAIERVKKQKFDGFRGEEEEEIGDCSVCCEEIKRKGGEVRRIPCGHVYHKSCILKWLEISNSCPLCRAALEP; the protein is encoded by the coding sequence ATGTCTTTCTCTGCTACTTCCTGCGTCCAATGTTCTTTCTCCGGCTATCCAAACACCGATCAGACCCTCATTGTTCGACTTAGGTTTTGTAGCCGCCTGATTTCCCAATCTCTCGCTCCTGAGATTGTTCCAGATGTAATTTTGGAACAGACCCCTTTCACTCTCATAGGTGAGGCTctgttttctctttctaaCCTGCAGTATCCTCTACAACAACAAGAATTAGAGTATATGGTGAACGAGTTTCTGCGTTCGTTCAATCTCCGTTCCTCCGTCTGCCGAATCGTATCCCACAACATTCTATCCTTTGCCCAACAGTTCGACATAAATAACGAGTGCTTCAAAATAGAAACGAACGTCGATTACATAAAGGAGTATTGGACGGAGGCTGCCCCTGAATTATACCCCATCTCCACCGTAGGAGAGGAAGGTCTTCCACCGAGAGGGGCGTCGGAGTCGGCTATAGAGAGAGTAAAGAAGCAAAAATTTGATGGGTTTaggggagaagaagaagaagaaattggaGATTGCAGTGTTTGCTGTgaagagataaaaagaaagggagGGGAGGTGAGAAGGATTCCATGCGGTCATGTGTATCACAAATCGTGCATCCTCAAATGGCTTGAAATTAGTAACTCCTGCCCATTGTGTAGAGCAGCGTTGGAACCATGA
- the LOC101213022 gene encoding non-lysosomal glucosylceramidase isoform X1, which produces MVSGNLFHCRKNSWPPEEYISKSTLQLFDFDSASPPEQAWRRKLNGHANLLKEFSVTFVEAIKMVRLGIRLWSYVREEASQGRKAPIDPFTRESCKPSASQGVPLGGMGSGSISRGFRGEFRQWQIIPGTCEASPVMANQFSIFVSRDGGGKKYASVLAPGQHEGLGKDGDSGISSWGWNLDGQHSTYHALFPRAWTVYDGEPDPELKVSCRQISPFIPHNYRDSSLPTAVFVYTLVNTGRERAKVSLLFTWANSIGGNSHLSGNHVNEPFIDEDGVSGVLLHHKTAKGNPPVTFAIAACETQNVSVTVLPSFGLSEGSCITAKDMWDKMVQDGQFDRDNFSSGPSMPSSPGETLCAAVAASAWVEPHGKCTVAFSLSWSSPKVKFLKGFSYHRRYTKFYGTSGKAAQTLAHDALTNYKRWEEEIEKWQRPVLMDERLPEWYKFTLFNELYFLVAGGTVWIDSSFVGKKASYDQDHLARLKNDDVKAVEAKVSGRGEEVSRTTTTTTLDGFPSIEYDDENSTSSSHASEDELMVPLKRGYTDRSYQTYKVLEPGNTEEDVGRFLYLEGVEYVMWCTYDVHFYASYALLELFPKIELNIQRDFAKAVLSEDGRKVRFLAEGKYGIRKVRGAVPHDLGTHDPWNEMNAYNIHDTSRWKDLNTKFVLQVYRDFAATRDMSFGVDVWPSVRAAIEYMEQFDRDGDGVIENDGFPDQTYDTWTVHGISAYCGCLWVAALQAAAAMAHELGDQEFAETCKSKFLKARPVLEAELWNGSYFNYDSGSSSNSKSIQADQLAGQWYTASSGLPPLFDDFKIKSALRKIYDFNVMKVRGGRMGAVNGMHPNGKIDETCMQSREIWTGVTYGVAATMILAGMEEEAFKTAEGIFLAGWSEEGFGYWFQTPEAWSTDGHYRSLIYMRPLSIWGMQWALSLPKAILDAPKINVMDRIHVSSSNTKFFNHETGVRRIATKAKCFGDSVFNCAC; this is translated from the exons GTTCGACTTGGTATTCGGTTGTGGTCATACGTAAGAGAAGAGGCATCTCAAGGAAGG AAAGCACCTATTGATCCATTCACCAGAGAAAGTTGCAAACCTTCAGCTTCTCAAGGGGTTCCACTTGGAGGAATGGG AAGTGGAAGTATATCCAGAGGGTTTAGAGGCGAGTTCAGGCAATGGCAAATTATTCCTGGTACATGTGAAGCTTCTCCTGTCATGGCGAATCAATTTTCT ATTTTTGTATCTAGAGATGGAGGGGGTAAAAAATATGCTTCCGTCTTGGCTCCTGGTCAACATGAAGGCCTGGG GAAAGATGGAGACTCGGGGATATCATCATGGGGATGGAATCTTGATGGTCAGCATTCCACATATCATGCTTTGTTCCCTAGGGCATGGACAGTATATGACG GTGAGCCAGATCCGGAACTTAAAGTTTCGTGTAGGCAAATATCACCATTTATCCCACATAATTATCGAGATAGCAGCCTTCCCACAGCTGTTTTTGTATACACA TTGGTAAATACGGGACGAGAAAGGGCGAAAGTGAGCCTTCTTTTTACCTGGGCG AATTCAATAGGAGGAAACTCACATTTATCTGGCAATCATGTGAATGAGCCGTTTAT AGATGAAGATGGAGTTTCTGGAGTGCTTCTACATCACAA GACCGCGAAGGGGAATCCTCCAGTTACCTTTGCCATAGCTGCATGTGAGACGCAAAATGTTAGTGTGACAGTTTTGCCATCCTTTGGACTATCTGAAGGAAGTTGTATCACGGCGAAGGACATGTGGGATAAAATGGTGCAG GATGGGCAATTTGATCGTGATAACTTCAGTTCGGGACCAAGCATGCCTTCCTCACCTGGAGAGACACTTTGTGCTGCGGTTGCAGCTTCTGCATGGGTAGAACCTCATGGAAAATGCACTGTTGCATTTTCTCTTTCATGGTCATCtccaaaagtgaagtttttGAAGGGATTTTCATATCATag GAGGTACACAAAGTTCTATGGTACTTCTGGAAAGGCTGCTCAAACTTTGGCACATGATGCACTTACAA ATTATAAGAGATGGGAAGAGGAGATTGAGAAATGGCAGAGGCCTGTTCTCATGGATGAACGGCTCCCTGAATG GTATAAGTTCACATTGTTTAACGAGCTTTACTTTCTGGTTGCTGGTGGCACAGTCTGGATTG ATTCTTCCTTTGTGGGTAAAAAAGCGTCATATGATCAAGATCACCTAGCTAGATTGAAAAATGATGATGTAAAGGCTGTAGAAGCTAAAGTTAGTGGCAGGGGAGAAGAAGTCTCCAGAACTACGACCACCACTACTCTTGATGGGTTTCCTAGCATCGAATATGATGACGAAAATTCTACTTCTAGTTCCCATGCAAGTGAAGATGAGTTGATGGTTCCATTAAAAAGGGGCTATACTGACCGTTCTTATCAAACATACAAAGTATTGGAGCCAGGAAATACGGAGGAAGATGTTGGCAGATTTCTTTACTTGGAAGGAGTAGAATATGTAATGTGGTGCACGTATGATGTGCATTTCTATGCATCCTATGCCCTTCTTGAGCTATTTCCCAAGATTGAACTTAATATTCAACGAGACTTCGCCAAAGCAGTCTTATCAGAGGATGGAAGAAAAGTGAGGTTTCTTGCTGAAGGAAAATATGGTATCCGTAAGGTGAGGGGTGCTGTTCCACATGACCTTGGGACACATGATCCTTGGAATGAAATGAATGCTTACAATATCCACGATACGAGCCGGTGGAAGGATTTGAACACAAAGTTCGTGCTTCAGGTTTATAGAGATTTTGCTGCAACAAGGGACATGTCATTTGGAGTTGATGTTTGGCCCTCTGTTCGTGCTGCGATAGAGTACATGGAACAATTTGATAGAGATGGTGATGGTGTTATTGAGAATGATGGATTTCCAGACCAGACCTATGATACTTGGACTGTTCATGGTATTAGTGCATACTGTGGCTGTTTATGGGTTGCAGCTTTACAAGCTGCAGCAGCAATGGCCCATGAGCTGGGTGATCAAGAATTTGCCGAAACTTGCAAGAGCAAATTTCTAAAAGCCAGACCAGTTTTGGAAGCAGAACTGTGGAATGGTTCTTATTTTAACTATGACAGTGGATCAAGCAGTAATAGTAAATCAATTCAAGCTGATCAACTAGCAGGGCAATGGTATACAGCATCCTCTGGTTTGCCTCCTTTGTTCGATgacttcaaaatcaaaagtgcTCTAAGAAAAATCTACGACTTCAATGTGATGAAAGTTAGAGGAGGTAGGATGGGTGCTGTAAATGGGATGCATCCCAATGGAAAGATTGATGAGACCTGCATGCAGTCTCGTGAAATATGGACTGGTGTTACCTATGGTGTTGCCGCTACAATGATCCTTGCAGGCATGGAGGAGGAAGCATTTAAAACTGCAGAGGGTATCTTCCTTGCTGGGTGGTCAGAAGAGGGATTCGG GTACTGGTTTCAGACACCAGAGGCATGGTCCACCGATGGGCACTACAGATCACTCATATATATGAGACCATTGTCTATCTGGGGAATGCAGTGGGCATTATCCCTACCAAAGGCGATACTCGACGCCCCAAAAATCAACGTAATGGACAGAATCCATGTTTCCTCTTCCAACACAAAGTTTTTTAACCATGAAACTGGTGTCAGAAGAATAGCTACAAAAGCTAAGTGTTTTGGTGATTCTGTTTTCAATTGTGCATGCTAA
- the LOC101213022 gene encoding non-lysosomal glucosylceramidase isoform X2, translating into METRGYHHGDGILMVSIPHIMLCSLGHGQYMTVSQIRNLKFRVGKYHHLSHIIIEIAAFPQLFLYTQWSTNILYLQNSIGGNSHLSGNHVNEPFIDEDGVSGVLLHHKTAKGNPPVTFAIAACETQNVSVTVLPSFGLSEGSCITAKDMWDKMVQDGQFDRDNFSSGPSMPSSPGETLCAAVAASAWVEPHGKCTVAFSLSWSSPKVKFLKGFSYHRRYTKFYGTSGKAAQTLAHDALTNYKRWEEEIEKWQRPVLMDERLPEWYKFTLFNELYFLVAGGTVWIDSSFVGKKASYDQDHLARLKNDDVKAVEAKVSGRGEEVSRTTTTTTLDGFPSIEYDDENSTSSSHASEDELMVPLKRGYTDRSYQTYKVLEPGNTEEDVGRFLYLEGVEYVMWCTYDVHFYASYALLELFPKIELNIQRDFAKAVLSEDGRKVRFLAEGKYGIRKVRGAVPHDLGTHDPWNEMNAYNIHDTSRWKDLNTKFVLQVYRDFAATRDMSFGVDVWPSVRAAIEYMEQFDRDGDGVIENDGFPDQTYDTWTVHGISAYCGCLWVAALQAAAAMAHELGDQEFAETCKSKFLKARPVLEAELWNGSYFNYDSGSSSNSKSIQADQLAGQWYTASSGLPPLFDDFKIKSALRKIYDFNVMKVRGGRMGAVNGMHPNGKIDETCMQSREIWTGVTYGVAATMILAGMEEEAFKTAEGIFLAGWSEEGFGYWFQTPEAWSTDGHYRSLIYMRPLSIWGMQWALSLPKAILDAPKINVMDRIHVSSSNTKFFNHETGVRRIATKAKCFGDSVFNCAC; encoded by the exons ATGGAGACTCGGGGATATCATCATGGGGATGGAATCTTGATGGTCAGCATTCCACATATCATGCTTTGTTCCCTAGGGCATGGACAGTATATGACG GTGAGCCAGATCCGGAACTTAAAGTTTCGTGTAGGCAAATATCACCATTTATCCCACATAATTATCGAGATAGCAGCCTTCCCACAGCTGTTTTTGTATACACA ATGGTCAACGAATATCTTGTATCTGCAGAATTCAATAGGAGGAAACTCACATTTATCTGGCAATCATGTGAATGAGCCGTTTAT AGATGAAGATGGAGTTTCTGGAGTGCTTCTACATCACAA GACCGCGAAGGGGAATCCTCCAGTTACCTTTGCCATAGCTGCATGTGAGACGCAAAATGTTAGTGTGACAGTTTTGCCATCCTTTGGACTATCTGAAGGAAGTTGTATCACGGCGAAGGACATGTGGGATAAAATGGTGCAG GATGGGCAATTTGATCGTGATAACTTCAGTTCGGGACCAAGCATGCCTTCCTCACCTGGAGAGACACTTTGTGCTGCGGTTGCAGCTTCTGCATGGGTAGAACCTCATGGAAAATGCACTGTTGCATTTTCTCTTTCATGGTCATCtccaaaagtgaagtttttGAAGGGATTTTCATATCATag GAGGTACACAAAGTTCTATGGTACTTCTGGAAAGGCTGCTCAAACTTTGGCACATGATGCACTTACAA ATTATAAGAGATGGGAAGAGGAGATTGAGAAATGGCAGAGGCCTGTTCTCATGGATGAACGGCTCCCTGAATG GTATAAGTTCACATTGTTTAACGAGCTTTACTTTCTGGTTGCTGGTGGCACAGTCTGGATTG ATTCTTCCTTTGTGGGTAAAAAAGCGTCATATGATCAAGATCACCTAGCTAGATTGAAAAATGATGATGTAAAGGCTGTAGAAGCTAAAGTTAGTGGCAGGGGAGAAGAAGTCTCCAGAACTACGACCACCACTACTCTTGATGGGTTTCCTAGCATCGAATATGATGACGAAAATTCTACTTCTAGTTCCCATGCAAGTGAAGATGAGTTGATGGTTCCATTAAAAAGGGGCTATACTGACCGTTCTTATCAAACATACAAAGTATTGGAGCCAGGAAATACGGAGGAAGATGTTGGCAGATTTCTTTACTTGGAAGGAGTAGAATATGTAATGTGGTGCACGTATGATGTGCATTTCTATGCATCCTATGCCCTTCTTGAGCTATTTCCCAAGATTGAACTTAATATTCAACGAGACTTCGCCAAAGCAGTCTTATCAGAGGATGGAAGAAAAGTGAGGTTTCTTGCTGAAGGAAAATATGGTATCCGTAAGGTGAGGGGTGCTGTTCCACATGACCTTGGGACACATGATCCTTGGAATGAAATGAATGCTTACAATATCCACGATACGAGCCGGTGGAAGGATTTGAACACAAAGTTCGTGCTTCAGGTTTATAGAGATTTTGCTGCAACAAGGGACATGTCATTTGGAGTTGATGTTTGGCCCTCTGTTCGTGCTGCGATAGAGTACATGGAACAATTTGATAGAGATGGTGATGGTGTTATTGAGAATGATGGATTTCCAGACCAGACCTATGATACTTGGACTGTTCATGGTATTAGTGCATACTGTGGCTGTTTATGGGTTGCAGCTTTACAAGCTGCAGCAGCAATGGCCCATGAGCTGGGTGATCAAGAATTTGCCGAAACTTGCAAGAGCAAATTTCTAAAAGCCAGACCAGTTTTGGAAGCAGAACTGTGGAATGGTTCTTATTTTAACTATGACAGTGGATCAAGCAGTAATAGTAAATCAATTCAAGCTGATCAACTAGCAGGGCAATGGTATACAGCATCCTCTGGTTTGCCTCCTTTGTTCGATgacttcaaaatcaaaagtgcTCTAAGAAAAATCTACGACTTCAATGTGATGAAAGTTAGAGGAGGTAGGATGGGTGCTGTAAATGGGATGCATCCCAATGGAAAGATTGATGAGACCTGCATGCAGTCTCGTGAAATATGGACTGGTGTTACCTATGGTGTTGCCGCTACAATGATCCTTGCAGGCATGGAGGAGGAAGCATTTAAAACTGCAGAGGGTATCTTCCTTGCTGGGTGGTCAGAAGAGGGATTCGG GTACTGGTTTCAGACACCAGAGGCATGGTCCACCGATGGGCACTACAGATCACTCATATATATGAGACCATTGTCTATCTGGGGAATGCAGTGGGCATTATCCCTACCAAAGGCGATACTCGACGCCCCAAAAATCAACGTAATGGACAGAATCCATGTTTCCTCTTCCAACACAAAGTTTTTTAACCATGAAACTGGTGTCAGAAGAATAGCTACAAAAGCTAAGTGTTTTGGTGATTCTGTTTTCAATTGTGCATGCTAA